The Methylosinus trichosporium OB3b genome includes the window GACCTTGAATGCGAGATCGATCTGGCGCACCTCGACATTGCCGGCGAGCAGAAGCGGACCGTCGTCGGCTGGAGCGCGCCTCCACAGCCAGAATCCGAGGAGGGCCGCGACGAGCGAGGCGGCGAGAATCGCTTTGCGCTTCACGATTTCGTCCTTTGCAGCGCATGGATGAGGATGTCGCGGTGGGCGGCCAGAAGGCCTTCGACGTCGAGGGGATCGAATTTCGAGAACAGATTGTCCCAGACCACGCTCAGCAACAGCGGCGCGACCACGAGCTGCGGAAAGTCGAGAAGGCTGGAAGGGTCGAAGCGGCCGGAAGCCTGCGCCCGGCGCGCCGATTTGCGCACCGCCTCCATCGCCTTGGCGATCACCTCCCGATGGTAGAATTCGGCGATCTGCGGAAAACGTCCGCCTTCGGCGATGACGAGCAGCAGGATGTTCTTGCGGCTCGTCCCGAGAATGTCCTCGCGGAACGTGTCGAAGAGCTCGGCGAGCATGACGTCGAACGATAAGTCGGTGCGTTCGGCGAGCTCGTCGACGCGCGAGAGGACGGGAGTGACCGCGTTTCTGACGAGCTGCTCGAACAGATCTTGTTTGTCGCGGAAATAGAGATAGATGGTGCCCTTCGCGACGCCCGCCTCAAGTGCGACGTCTTCTAGCTTGGCGCCGACAAATCCTTTCTGCGCGAAGACTCTCGCGGCGGCGGCGAGAACTGCCCTACGACGTCCTTCCGGATCGGTTCTTCGCCTTTTCTCGGGGCTCGCCGTCGACATCTCATCGGCTCTCGAATTTGACGTTGCGGTCGACGATAGTCACGACTGACTAGTCAGTCAATATCAAATCACGGTGTCAGGAGCCATCTTGGCTTGAGAATATCCGATTCCGAATCGAAAAAGCCACGAAACGTTAGAATATCGAGGTTAAATATTCTCACGTTTCGTGGCTTTACCTCGCTGCGCGAGCTTCGAGACGGGCGGTTTCGCACAGGCGCTCGAATGGGTTGTGTCGCAAATTTTGTCTACGGACGCGACACCGGCGTCTGAGAGTGACGCGGCTCACGCCACGAGGGCATAGAACTGCTGCGCTGGACGCAATTCGCCTGTCGTTCGCAGCTGCCCCTTGCGGATCATATGCATGAGCTCGATCCCGGAAAGTGTCGCGGCAGCCGATCGAAATGATTTGAAACCCAACATCGGCCGCGTCACTCGCTTCACCGCTCGATGGTCCTGTTCGACAATATTGTTGAGATATTTGATGCGGCGGATTTCGATGTCCGCTTCATGCTCCGCATTGTAGCGTTCGATCGCGGCCGTGTTGGCGCCGCTCTTGTCGATCGTGATCTTCTCCGGCTCGCCATGCTGGCCGATCGCCTTGCGCAAGAAGCGCAACGCGGCTTTGCAGTCCCTCTTGGCCGTCAGCAGGAAATCCACCGTCCCGCCTGCCTTGTCGACCGCCCGATACAGATATTTCCAGCAGCCTTTGACTTTCACGTAGGTCTCATCGAGACGCCAGCTGGATCCGATCGAGCGCTTGCGAGTGTGGAACTGTTTCTCCAGCAAAGGAGCATACTTGACGACCCAGCGGTTGAGCGTCGAATGGTCGACTTCGACACCTCGCTCTTCCATCATTTCCTCGAGTTGACGATAGCTCATCGGATACGCCACATACCAGCGGACGCCCCACAGAATCACGTCGCGTTCAAAATGGCTGCCCTTGAAATCAATCATCGCACTCGTCCGCCAGCTCCACTACCGGCAATTATAGCCCCAAACCGACCTGCGACAAAAATTCGCGACAGAACCAAGGCGCGAAGGTCCTTTATCTTCCGCCCTATTCGCCGGACTTCAATCCGATCGAGAAATCCTTCTCGAAGATCAAGTCGGTTCTTCAGCGCATCGCGGCGCGGACGGTCGATGCGCTCGACGCCGCAGTCGCCCAAGCCCTGCGATGCGTCACGCCGAGCGAATGCGCGAATTACTTCGCGGCATCCGGCTATGATGCAGCTTGATCGGATAGCGCTCTAGGAGTTGCCTTCATGATTTCTGATAGCACATGGTCTCGACCCTGAACATCAAGCGCCCGCAACGCTGACACTCCTGTGTGCCACCCTCAACAATTAGTTGCTCTTCTCCGCAATCAGGCTGACACACCGCGTAAGCAACGAAGATGCGATCGGGAAACACGGGCGTCACAGAAGGATAGGTCAGTCCATCCGCCTCCCAATTTTGTAGATTGTAAACGTGGTCCAGAAAACTTTTGCCTCGCCGAGGATTAGTTTTCACTTCGTCGAAGCGCCGCCTGATCCCGGTAAACACCGCGTCCCAGTCGAAGCCCTCGCTATTATCCTGCATTTTCATATCCCTCCGTAAATCGGATTCCCGGGGAATGGCAGTAGAAGAATCAGAGGCAAGAGTGGAGCAAAATTCGGCCGAGGTGAGAAATTACGCGTCTGCAGATCGGGACTTCCTGGAAGAAGGTTGCCGTCCTCGTCCCAACGATTGCCACTGTTTTCGTCGTCCCAATGTCCACCTTGCGGCCCATTGCCCCGATCAGCACCGGTGCCGTGAGAGCGATCGTCCCACGAGACTCGACGTCCCTTACCTTCCCAGTAGCCATCGGGATTCCATTTCGGCTTCTTTCCACACACCGACTCCGGCAGCGTCGGCCACCGCCCGTTCGGCGTCTTGCCGGGTTTTCGTTCCAAGCCATTCGCGTCATAGTAGGAAAGCGGATTTGCGTCTGCGTAATTGAATAGGCTACGCCCACCCTGATACCCTATCGGGTCCGGCTGCACATACCTCCCCAGGCTCGCATCATAATGCCGATGCCAATTGTAGGCGAGGCCACTCTCCAGCTGGAACCATTGGCCCGGGAAGCGGAGGTCGATCGTCCCCGGAATGGTCCTTATATAGCTCGTCTCGCCGAAAGGCGAGTAGATCACATCCCACACCCGAGCCTTGTTCTGCGCCGTCATCCGCACCGGACGGCCGAGGTGGTCGGCGTGGACATAATAGATCACCGGCGAGCCGCTCGCGACGTCGCTCACCACGGCGAGCGGAATACCAGGCCGCGCGCCTCTCCGGCCGCAGCGACATGGGCAAGGCCGTCGCCTATCTTCTGAACCATTGGGCCGGGCTGACCCTGTTCCTCGACGATGGTCGCATCGAGATGGACACCAACCTCGTCGAAAATCAGATTCGGCCGCTGACTCTCACGCGCAAGAATGCGTTGTTCGCGGGGCACGATGAAGGTGGACATTCCTGGTCGCGTCTCGCTTCGCTCATTGCGACATGCAAGCTGAACAGCGTCGATCCCTATGCCTGGATGAAGGCGACGCTCGAGGCGATCGCCGACGGCCATCCGCAGTCGCGCATCGACGAGCTGATGCCCTGGGCCTTCAACTCCTCCCCGCCGGCGCCGGCCGCCTGATCGCTTGCCCGCACGCCGACCAATCGCTGGCAAAGCTTTGCGCCAAAGGCTTGCAATGCTTTGTCGCAACGGATTGCAAGCTGTTCTTCCATTCCAGCGGCAATGGGACGACAACGGCGCTTACCTATCACGAGCGAGTTGATCGATAGATATGGCGGAAAGATATGGGTGCAAGATACGCTTGGCGGAGGCGCGACCTTCAAGGTTGCATTTTGCCCCGCTTGAGCGGAATGCGAACAATCTGCATCATAGCCGGACGCCGCAAAGTAATTCGGACTTTGTCGCAATTTTTGTGTTTATAGACGCGATGAACCAAGGTTTGCGATGTTTGGTGCGCTTCTTTGGACGGATCGTAAACACTCGTTCGATCGCCGGCTCCTAGCCCGCATTATGCAGCGCTTTGAATTTTCCGGCGCCCGCGATAAAAAATTCGCGACAGAACCCAACCGACCGTCAGGTCGCACCCACATCGACGATCTGATCATCGCAGATATCGAAGAATATATCGATATCTGCGTTGCGTTTATACACAGCAGGAATTCTGAGCGCAACTTCTAGTCCATCTACGACGACGATAAGCTCATCAGTCAATTTCTGCTTTGAAATTGCGCCGAGCGTAAATTTTGGTCCACTACGCCCCACGACACCGCCATCGCAGTCAAAAAACGTTGTTTCGAGCACCCAGCCTATCATCGGGACTAGACTGCCTTCGCTGTCAATTTGTTCAACATTAGCAATAAAAATGCAAATCTTTTGCTTAACGCGTTCTGTCATTCCATGGAATCTCAACTCTCGGCCATCGACTTGCATAGAACTCCCCCCGCTCATGGAGTAGCAAATTGTGGGCAGTCTTTATAACCATACCACGTCTGCACAAACGATCTTTTGCCAGCGCACATGTAATGACAATTTGTGAGATACTCACCATCTACAAACAGCTCATACCCAGTATTTAATGAGCATTTATTATCATTTGCATAGCATTGTTCAATAGAACTCGATGGTCTCGGTGTATACGGAGCCGCGGCGACAAGTCCTGTAAAATCTGTCGATACGATAGGCATCTGCCTTGCGTAATTGTATATACTTGGCCCGTCGATGTAGTTAATGTGCGTGATAAGCTGTGTATTTGCTTTAAACAATCGCTCCCCAAGCGCGCTTTTTCGAAATCGGAAGCTTTTGCTCAAAGGAACTTCGCTTGTCGTTGCCCAACGCTCATCCACCCGTAGCGGGTCCGGCTGCACATACCTCCCCAGCGTGGCGTCATAATGCCGATGCCAATTGTAGGCGAGCCCGCTCTCCAGCTGGAACCATTGGCCCGGGAAGCGGAGGTCGATCGTCCCCGGAATGGTCCTTATATAGCTCGTCTCGCCGAAAGGCGAGTAGATCACATCCCACACCCGTGCCTTGTTCTGCGCCGTCATCCGCACCGGACGGCCGAGGTGGTCGGCGTGGACATAATAGATCACCGGCGAGCCGCTCGCGACGTCGCTCACCACGGCGAGCGGAATATCGTCCAGCCAGATATATTCCCGCTGGGTCACGCCGCTCGTATCCGTCTCCGCGATGATGTGGTCGTTGATGTCGTGAACATAGAGAGTCGTGAAGGTGGTCGGCGCCGCCGTTTGCGTCACCGTGCGCGAGACGAGGCGGCTCCGGGCGTCATAGCGGTAGGTCCCGCCTATACCGGGAGAATTGGTCTGCCGCGCTTTCGACAGCCGCCCTTCCACATCATATTCGAAGGTCATGCCCAGCGCGCCGGCGCGCGAGTCGGTCAGCACATTGCCGGCCGCGTCATAGGTGAAATTGCGCACCGTGCCGCCGGGCGGCGTCACCGAGGCGAGACGGTTCGAGGTCGTCGGATAGGCATAGGGCGAGGTCACGCCGTTGAGCGTCTGACCCGTCCGGTTTCCATTGGCGTCATAGGACCAGGAGAGCGCGCCATAATAGCCGCTGGCGGTCTTGAGCCTGCGCGTCGGCGTGTAGGTGAAGCTCTGCGTCTGTGCAGAGTAATCGCCGGGCGGCGTTGTTCCCGGGAACAGATTGTCGACGATCGAATCGATGGTCTCGCCGGTCCAGCTGAGGCTGCGGTCGATTGTGCCGCCCGGATTGTCCGAGGGGCCGACTTGAACCCGCGTGATCCGATAATCCGTGTCCAGCGTGTAGCTCGCGGCGAGGCCATTGCCGAAGGCGATGCCGGTGACCGGGCCGAACGGGGCCCATGTGACGGATGAAGCGAGGGTCTGTGCGGCGCTGGCGGCGTTCTGATAGGTGATGACGCTGCTGATGCGCCCGGCGGCGTCGCGGGAGAAGGCGACGCGCCGCCCGGAGGGATAGACCATTCCGATGATGTTTCCCGCCGCGTCATAGATGTAGTCGACCTCGACGGCAGGCGCGGGGGCATTGGTTCGATAATCGGTCGCTATGCGTCCCTTGCGGTCGAAGATGCGCCAATTGGAGCCCGCCTCCTCATATATGCCGACGAGACGACCCTTGCCGAAATTGCCCGTCTGCGTCACATCCCAGGAGAATGTCTGCCAATAGGCCGAATTGCCGAGATAGGATTTGGCCGTGAGGCGGCCGGCGTCATCGTAAGTGTAATCGATCACGACTCCGCGCGGATCGGTCTTGCGCGAGACGAGGCCGCGCGCGTCGCGGACATAGACTGTCGTCCCCTTGTCGGGCGAACTCTCCTGGATCACCTCGCCGAAGCCGTTGCGAACATAGGTCGTCGTGAGACTGCGCGCGTCCTTATAGGCGGTGATGTCATCTTGACCGTTACGCGTGAGATTAACGGTCGCGCCGTCCTCGTCGACTTCCTGAAGCACCCGATTGAGGGCGTCGAAGCCGTAGGAGAAGACGTTTGAGCGAGGATCCTTGACCGTGGTGAGATTATCAGTGCGATCATAGCCGAAGCTATGCGTCTGTGAGCCTGCTCCGATCGATTTGATCAAACGCCCGAGCTCGTCGAACATCTGCGTTCGCCGGTAGTCGATGGTCGAACTCGCCTCGGCGATCGCGATTTTGGTCGCGTTGCCCATTGCGTCGCGCGTGTAGCCGATCTTCTCACCGGCGGAGTTGGTAATGGTTTTGAGTCGCCTGGCGTTGTCATAGTCATAGATTTCATAGACGCCGTTCGGCTGCATGATTTTAGTCACATCGCCGACTGCGCTGTATTCGATCGTCGTCACGACTGGCGTGTTCGCCGTGTCGATGGAGATGCGCTTGATGCGTCCGCGGCCGTCATAGTCCAGCGCCGTCACCACGCCATTGGCGTCGGTGATCGACGTTGGCTGTCCGAGCGCGTTCCAAGCGGTGGCCGTTGTGATATTTCCGACCTCGTCGGTGACGCGCTTGAGCGCGCCGGATGTGGTGTAGTCGTAGCGAATGGTGTCGCCGGTCCCGGCGAGCGGGCCGTGGACCGCGGTGACATTTCCTGTCGCATCATAGTCGAAAACCCAGATGCGCTTCTGCCCGTTCGTGGAATAGGGAACGGTCTGCGTCGTGGTGTCCTTCTTCGCTATCTGCGTAACGAGACCAGTGGTAGGGTCGATCGTCAGCGTTGTCGTCAGGCCGGGCTCGACGATCGTCGTCGGCAAATTATAGTCGTTGCTCCAGGTCACCTGGGTCGTCGACGCCTGCGGCGTGCCGGCTCCTCGGGTGATTGACGTCGGACGAGCACGCGAATCGCGCACGAATGTCGTAACGCGCCCCTCCTCATCTGTCTGGGAATCGGTGAATCCACTCCCGTTGGGGCCATAGGAGTAGCTGCTCGCGCTCGAGGGGCAATTGGTCGAAGCTTGGCCGACGACTGATGTTTCCCGCGAGTCGTTGCTGTTCGCAGGATGGCTCCAATGATATTCGGCCTTTTTCCCGAGAGGATTGGTCACAGTGCGGATCAACTCGTTGGGAAACGTGGAGGCCGGCGTGTTGTAGAGGATCGAATAAGTGTCCTGGTCAGAGGCATGCGAGGTCGAAATAGCGCGCCCCCGCGCGTCATAGGCGAAAGTGGAATATCGCACATTGCGGGCGTCAGTGACGCCGGTGAGAAAATCAGGATAAGTGGCGTTCTCATACTGATAGGTGGTGAGATCGACCCTGGTCCCGCTGGCGCTGAGCAGCTCGGCCGAGACGAGTCGACGGACCTCGAGCACCGACGAGCCGGGCGCTATGACATCCGGATCATAAGTGTAACGCAGGGATTGGTTTCCAGGCAGGCTGATCTGAGCAACGCTTACCGGCTGATTGAACCAAACCCATTGCCCCGGGTCCGTCGCCCTAGGGTAGACCAAGAAATTCCAGGTGAACCCGAACACGCGGCCATAACTGTCCGTAATGGATTGTAGCGCGCCGGTCGTCGCGTCGTAGCTGAAATTCCAGACGTAGCCCCCCGGCGCTGTCATCTTGATCGGTCGAGCGACATTGTAGGCTACAACTTGTTGATTATTAACCGCGACGTTAAATGTCTGCAACAACCAGATGCGGTTGCTCGCGTCTTTCACGCTCC containing:
- a CDS encoding TetR/AcrR family transcriptional regulator; its protein translation is MSTASPEKRRRTDPEGRRRAVLAAAARVFAQKGFVGAKLEDVALEAGVAKGTIYLYFRDKQDLFEQLVRNAVTPVLSRVDELAERTDLSFDVMLAELFDTFREDILGTSRKNILLLVIAEGGRFPQIAEFYHREVIAKAMEAVRKSARRAQASGRFDPSSLLDFPQLVVAPLLLSVVWDNLFSKFDPLDVEGLLAAHRDILIHALQRTKS
- a CDS encoding IS6 family transposase, producing the protein MIDFKGSHFERDVILWGVRWYVAYPMSYRQLEEMMEERGVEVDHSTLNRWVVKYAPLLEKQFHTRKRSIGSSWRLDETYVKVKGCWKYLYRAVDKAGGTVDFLLTAKRDCKAALRFLRKAIGQHGEPEKITIDKSGANTAAIERYNAEHEADIEIRRIKYLNNIVEQDHRAVKRVTRPMLGFKSFRSAAATLSGIELMHMIRKGQLRTTGELRPAQQFYALVA
- a CDS encoding RHS repeat-associated core domain-containing protein, producing the protein MSDVASGSPVIYYVHADHLGRPVRMTAQNKARVWDVIYSPFGETSYIRTIPGTIDLRFPGQWFQLESGLAYNWHRHYDASLGRYVQPDPIGYQGGRSLFNYADANPLSYYDANGLERKPGKTPNGRWPTLPESVCGKKPKWNPDGYWEGKGRRVSWDDRSHGTGADRGNGPQGGHWDDENSGNRWDEDGNLLPGSPDLQTRNFSPRPNFAPLLPLILLLPFPGNPIYGGI
- a CDS encoding RHS repeat-associated core domain-containing protein: MLFDGAKVEHVTDFSTADNRFLIERHYRSIPQIYGVQAANGTIRGAIGGWRFGFELEVHLQGTGGNAVTLHLPNGVAYDFTRSGTQFVSTTGSNPQGDYTLAFVGTAPANWSSITGASTQWSVKDASNRIWLLQTFNVAVNNQQVVAYNVARPIKMTAPGGYVWNFSYDATTGALQSITDSYGRVFGFTWNFLVYPRATDPGQWVWFNQPVSVAQISLPGNQSLRYTYDPDVIAPGSSVLEVRRLVSAELLSASGTRVDLTTYQYENATYPDFLTGVTDARNVRYSTFAYDARGRAISTSHASDQDTYSILYNTPASTFPNELIRTVTNPLGKKAEYHWSHPANSNDSRETSVVGQASTNCPSSASSYSYGPNGSGFTDSQTDEEGRVTTFVRDSRARPTSITRGAGTPQASTTQVTWSNDYNLPTTIVEPGLTTTLTIDPTTGLVTQIAKKDTTTQTVPYSTNGQKRIWVFDYDATGNVTAVHGPLAGTGDTIRYDYTTSGALKRVTDEVGNITTATAWNALGQPTSITDANGVVTALDYDGRGRIKRISIDTANTPVVTTIEYSAVGDVTKIMQPNGVYEIYDYDNARRLKTITNSAGEKIGYTRDAMGNATKIAIAEASSTIDYRRTQMFDELGRLIKSIGAGSQTHSFGYDRTDNLTTVKDPRSNVFSYGFDALNRVLQEVDEDGATVNLTRNGQDDITAYKDARSLTTTYVRNGFGEVIQESSPDKGTTVYVRDARGLVSRKTDPRGVVIDYTYDDAGRLTAKSYLGNSAYWQTFSWDVTQTGNFGKGRLVGIYEEAGSNWRIFDRKGRIATDYRTNAPAPAVEVDYIYDAAGNIIGMVYPSGRRVAFSRDAAGRISSVITYQNAASAAQTLASSVTWAPFGPVTGIAFGNGLAASYTLDTDYRITRVQVGPSDNPGGTIDRSLSWTGETIDSIVDNLFPGTTPPGDYSAQTQSFTYTPTRRLKTASGYYGALSWSYDANGNRTGQTLNGVTSPYAYPTTSNRLASVTPPGGTVRNFTYDAAGNVLTDSRAGALGMTFEYDVEGRLSKARQTNSPGIGGTYRYDARSRLVSRTVTQTAAPTTFTTLYVHDINDHIIAETDTSGVTQREYIWLDDIPLAVVSDVASGSPVIYYVHADHLGRPVRMTAQNKARVWDVIYSPFGETSYIRTIPGTIDLRFPGQWFQLESGLAYNWHRHYDATLGRYVQPDPLRVDERWATTSEVPLSKSFRFRKSALGERLFKANTQLITHINYIDGPSIYNYARQMPIVSTDFTGLVAAAPYTPRPSSSIEQCYANDNKCSLNTGYELFVDGEYLTNCHYMCAGKRSFVQTWYGYKDCPQFATP